A single region of the Triticum dicoccoides isolate Atlit2015 ecotype Zavitan chromosome 2B, WEW_v2.0, whole genome shotgun sequence genome encodes:
- the LOC119367796 gene encoding chloroplast envelope quinone oxidoreductase homolog — translation MKPSSMRAVQYSGYGGGAAALKYVDIPVPSPKKDEVLIKVEAASINPADWKIQKGMLCPFIPKFPFIPVTDVAGEIVEAGSAVQELKVGDKVVSKLVFWKAGGLAEYVAASESITVTRPAGVSAEDAAGLPIAGLTALQALKAIGTKFDGTCRGSNILITAASGGIGTYAVQLAKLGNHNVTATCGARNLEAVMNIGADEVLDYKTPEGAALSNSSGKKYDYIVNTTTDGKWSAFKPALNCPGRVVDIASNFWNFVASILTFFSKKKLSIVIESMGKEDLRFLLELVKEGKLKTVVDSRHPFEKAAAAWEKSMSGHATGKVIVVM, via the exons ATGAAGCCGTCCAGCATGCGCGCCGTGCAGTATAGCGGCTACGGTGGCGGTGCCGCGGCCCTTA AATACGTGGATATCCCAGTTCCTTCACCGAAGAAAGATGAAGTTCTCATAAAAGTTGAAGCAGCAAGCATAAATCCAGCGGATTGGAAGATCCAGAAAGGGATGCTCTGTCCTTTTATTCCTAAATTCCCGTTTATTCCAG TAACCGACGTTGCTGGAGAGATTGTTGAGGCTGGTTCTGCGGTTCAAGAGTTGAAAGTTGGTGACAAAGTTGTGTCCAAATTAGTCTTTTGG AAAGCTGGTGGCCTCGCCGAGTATGTTGCAGCATCCGAGAGCATCACCGTCACCCGACCCGCCGGTGTATCCGCTGAGGATGCCGCAGGGCTGCCCATCGCCGGCCTCACTGCTCTGCAGGCCCTGAAGGCCATTGGCACAAAGTTCGACGGCACATGCCGCGGCAGCAACATCCTGATCACCGCGGCATCGGGCGGCATCGGCACGTACGCCGTCCAGCTCGCCAAGCTCGGGAACCACAACGTCACCGCCACCTGCGGTGCGCGCAACCTGGAGGCCGTCATGAACATCGgcgccgacgaggtgctggactacAAGACCCCGGAAGGCGCGGCACTGAGCAATTCTTCGGGCAAGAAGTACGACTACATCGTCAACACCACGACTGATGGCAAGTGGTCGGCCTTCAAGCCGGCCCTCAACTGCCCTGGCAGAGTCGTTGACATAGCCTCCAACTTTTGGAATTTTGTCGCATCAATCCTGACGTTTTTCTCCAAGAAGAAGCTGTCCATCGTGATCGAATCCATGGGGAAGGAGGACCTGAGGTTTCTGCttgagctggtgaaggaagggaagCTCAAGACGGTTGTCGACTCACGCCATCCATTCGAGAAGGCAGCGGCCGCGTGGGAGAAGAGCATGAGCGGGCACGCCACAGGAAAGGTCATAGTTGTGATGTGA